In the genome of Desulfovibrio desulfuricans, one region contains:
- the gcvH gene encoding glycine cleavage system protein GcvH: MNFPHDRKYHADHLWAQDQPDGSCLIGVTDFAQDQLGGVIFVDLPAVGASFRQGESCASIESVKVTSEAIMPVSGQVTAINEALADAPELLNSDPYSQGWLIKVTLTAPDEGGCITAEEYAQAVAS, from the coding sequence GTGAATTTTCCTCACGACAGAAAATACCATGCGGATCATTTGTGGGCGCAGGACCAGCCTGACGGCAGCTGCCTGATAGGCGTTACAGACTTTGCACAGGATCAGCTGGGCGGCGTGATCTTTGTGGATCTTCCCGCTGTGGGCGCTAGCTTCAGGCAGGGGGAATCCTGCGCGTCCATTGAATCCGTCAAAGTCACCAGCGAGGCCATTATGCCGGTTTCCGGCCAGGTTACGGCCATAAACGAAGCCCTCGCCGATGCGCCAGAACTGCTCAACAGCGATCCCTACTCCCAGGGCTGGCTGATAAAGGTAACGCTCACAGCACCGGATGAAGGAGGCTGCATCACAGCCGAGGAATATGCGCAGGCCGTGGCCAGCTGA
- a CDS encoding dihydrolipoyl dehydrogenase family protein — MQAFDIIIVGGGPGGTTAAQILARAGKSVALVEKTHLGGTCLNCGCIPTKMLLGAVAPLALLHAQQRTRVAKGDITVDFTALQTRVSRFTKGTSQTLGKNLGSLGVTVFEGRGEALAAGAIRVHADTGHTDLTAQHIILSCGSSSASFPGLTPDHACVLDSTDLLRIQSVPESLVIVGAGAIGLELGDFFSAMGSKVAIVEAAPHVAPLEDADIAAELRRALQKGGITCHEGARAKDLRTNDGQAQLTLDDGTVITAAKALVAVGRTPNTAGLSAEQLGCSLNRRGYVETDGCLQAAPNVYAIGDVNGLVLLAHAAEHQAVYVANRILGNCRHEYQSGPVPSCVYGATEVMRVGQTAEALLREGKSVEVSQAPLSLNPIAQASGGTAGFVKVVWSEGRIAGIAAVGAGVSHLVMVALLLIRDGYTAQNLHEVMFAHPTLDEIVPMAITAPKTGVTLP; from the coding sequence ATGCAAGCATTCGATATTATCATTGTGGGCGGCGGCCCCGGCGGAACAACGGCTGCGCAGATTCTTGCGCGGGCGGGCAAAAGCGTTGCCCTGGTGGAAAAAACCCACCTCGGCGGCACATGCCTCAACTGCGGCTGCATCCCCACCAAGATGCTGCTGGGCGCGGTGGCCCCGCTGGCCCTCCTGCATGCCCAGCAGCGAACCCGCGTGGCAAAAGGCGACATAACCGTTGATTTTACGGCCCTGCAAACGCGCGTGAGCCGCTTTACCAAGGGGACAAGCCAAACGCTTGGCAAAAACCTTGGCAGCCTGGGCGTGACGGTTTTTGAAGGACGCGGCGAGGCCCTGGCCGCAGGCGCAATCCGCGTGCATGCCGATACCGGCCATACCGACCTGACCGCGCAGCACATCATCCTGTCCTGCGGCTCGTCGTCCGCGTCCTTTCCCGGTCTGACGCCAGACCATGCCTGCGTGCTGGACAGCACCGACCTGCTGCGTATCCAGTCTGTGCCCGAAAGCCTCGTCATTGTGGGGGCCGGGGCCATCGGCCTTGAACTGGGCGACTTTTTTTCGGCCATGGGCAGCAAGGTCGCCATTGTGGAGGCTGCGCCTCACGTTGCCCCCCTTGAAGACGCTGATATCGCGGCGGAACTGCGCCGGGCGCTGCAAAAAGGCGGCATAACCTGCCACGAGGGCGCACGGGCCAAGGATTTGCGCACCAACGACGGGCAGGCGCAGCTCACCCTGGACGACGGCACGGTCATTACGGCCGCCAAGGCGCTGGTGGCTGTGGGCCGCACGCCCAACACCGCCGGGCTCAGCGCCGAGCAGCTGGGCTGCAGCCTCAACAGGCGCGGTTATGTGGAGACTGACGGGTGCTTGCAGGCTGCCCCCAATGTTTACGCCATAGGCGACGTCAACGGCCTTGTACTGCTGGCGCACGCTGCGGAGCATCAGGCTGTGTACGTGGCCAACCGCATCCTCGGCAATTGCCGGCACGAGTACCAGTCTGGCCCTGTACCCTCATGCGTCTATGGCGCAACCGAGGTCATGCGCGTGGGCCAGACGGCAGAAGCCCTGTTGCGCGAAGGCAAAAGCGTTGAGGTTTCGCAGGCTCCCCTGTCGCTCAACCCCATTGCCCAGGCCAGCGGAGGCACCGCCGGATTCGTCAAGGTGGTCTGGAGCGAAGGGCGCATCGCGGGTATCGCCGCTGTAGGGGCTGGTGTATCGCACCTTGTCATGGTGGCCCTGCTGCTCATCAGGGACGGCTATACAGCGCAGAATCTGCACGAGGTGATGTTTGCACACCCCACGCTGGATGAAATCGTACCCATGGCCATTACAGCTCCCAAAACCGGCGTGACGCTTCCGTAA
- a CDS encoding glutaredoxin family protein has product MGITLYTAPDCIRCKIVKAFLAERGLAYDTIDFKADAQDFNTFYRTNRKAIYRNPEGVEFPLFADGQVIKQGSGEIIAYLLSGHTLETCVTRSDMLHGKIAGLYPSQCPDGQEDNFEILVNRLTAGGLQVWLQTDGRKADLLANLLKIKDVHVICNVVGGAEASAKVFGGAPSKEDLSKTLALVQATADGTVRFLAMPLPNGDAWAWPTRDDAAAAAQMVAEACGKPTLPYGITPVTADMVWDMHGLAPLPDQNLLVYRSASRQHLFKADIVK; this is encoded by the coding sequence ATGGGCATAACCCTTTACACTGCGCCGGACTGCATCCGCTGCAAGATTGTCAAAGCCTTTCTTGCCGAACGCGGGCTGGCGTACGACACCATAGATTTCAAGGCCGACGCGCAGGATTTCAACACCTTCTACCGCACAAACCGCAAGGCCATTTATCGCAACCCGGAAGGTGTGGAGTTTCCGCTGTTTGCCGACGGACAGGTCATCAAGCAGGGCTCGGGCGAAATCATCGCCTATCTGCTTTCGGGCCATACGCTCGAGACCTGCGTTACCCGCAGCGACATGCTGCACGGCAAAATTGCGGGGCTCTATCCCTCGCAGTGTCCCGACGGGCAGGAAGACAACTTTGAAATTCTTGTAAACAGGCTGACCGCTGGCGGGTTGCAGGTATGGCTGCAAACCGACGGCCGCAAGGCAGACCTGCTGGCAAACCTGCTCAAGATCAAAGACGTGCACGTTATCTGCAATGTTGTGGGCGGCGCAGAAGCAAGCGCAAAAGTTTTTGGCGGTGCGCCAAGCAAGGAAGACCTGTCAAAAACACTGGCCCTGGTACAGGCAACCGCCGACGGCACGGTGCGCTTTCTGGCCATGCCGCTGCCCAATGGCGACGCCTGGGCCTGGCCCACAAGGGACGATGCGGCGGCAGCGGCCCAAATGGTGGCCGAGGCCTGCGGCAAGCCCACGCTGCCCTACGGCATTACCCCCGTCACGGCTGATATGGTGTGGGACATGCACGGCCTTGCCCCCCTGCCCGACCAGAACCTGCTCGTCTACCGCTCTGCCTCGCGGCAGCATCTGTTCAAGGCAGACATCGTTAAATAG
- a CDS encoding MFS transporter, which produces MQDSPRISNNYFDGLAVTGRHKAVFFIIMIAYFCEQMDNWNFGFIAPALMHNWGLTMKDLGTVTFWYFTAMTCGGFVGGFISDIIGRRKTFLIAITLFSTASIINGLTDSFHVFVASRALTGFGVFCLMVCSQAYIAEMAPAESRGKWQNMVAGVGFCAVPVVGLLCRLIIPLHEEAWRYIFYMGGIGYIALIVAWRYLDESPRWLVARGRIAEAEAVMKDITGKDIDLAAAASKCLTGKPPIREVLLGMCSPKYLRRTLVIFLLVVCTNPATFVVTNWTATLLKAHGFPLEDTLMATTLISIGVPLGLFASSSFTDMGGRKIPIVVMLAMMAVLAPIFGNVSQYWVVVLIGAILTAFVMGMGFTVFSYTAESYPTHLRNTATGFHSSVGRLAVAFSQPLIPVVYAAYSFDGVFYIFSLLCIIPAIIVGVWGARTGGKSLEDIA; this is translated from the coding sequence ATGCAGGATTCGCCGCGCATCAGCAATAACTACTTTGACGGCCTTGCTGTTACAGGACGTCATAAGGCTGTGTTCTTTATCATCATGATCGCATACTTTTGCGAGCAGATGGACAACTGGAACTTCGGCTTTATCGCCCCCGCGTTGATGCACAACTGGGGCCTGACCATGAAGGACCTCGGCACGGTTACCTTTTGGTACTTTACGGCCATGACCTGCGGCGGTTTTGTCGGCGGGTTCATCTCAGACATTATTGGCAGGCGCAAAACCTTTCTTATTGCGATCACCCTGTTTTCCACAGCGTCCATCATCAACGGCCTTACTGACAGCTTCCACGTATTTGTAGCGTCGCGCGCGCTGACGGGCTTTGGCGTGTTTTGCCTCATGGTATGTTCGCAGGCCTATATTGCAGAGATGGCCCCGGCCGAGAGCCGCGGCAAATGGCAAAACATGGTCGCCGGCGTTGGTTTTTGCGCCGTGCCGGTCGTAGGCCTGCTTTGCCGGCTGATCATTCCCCTGCATGAGGAAGCCTGGCGCTACATTTTTTATATGGGCGGCATAGGCTACATTGCCCTGATCGTTGCCTGGCGCTACCTGGACGAATCCCCCCGCTGGCTGGTTGCGCGCGGCCGCATCGCCGAGGCCGAAGCCGTCATGAAGGACATTACCGGCAAAGACATCGACCTTGCCGCAGCCGCCAGCAAGTGCCTGACCGGCAAGCCCCCGATCAGGGAAGTACTGCTCGGCATGTGCAGCCCCAAGTACCTCAGGCGCACGCTTGTCATTTTTTTGCTGGTTGTGTGCACCAACCCCGCCACCTTTGTGGTCACCAACTGGACGGCCACCCTGCTCAAGGCGCACGGGTTCCCTCTTGAAGATACCCTCATGGCCACCACGCTTATTTCCATCGGCGTGCCGCTCGGGCTGTTTGCCTCCAGCTCGTTTACCGACATGGGCGGGCGCAAGATTCCCATTGTCGTCATGCTGGCCATGATGGCGGTACTGGCCCCCATCTTTGGCAATGTGAGCCAGTACTGGGTTGTGGTCCTTATAGGCGCGATACTTACGGCCTTTGTCATGGGCATGGGTTTCACCGTTTTTTCCTACACTGCGGAGTCGTACCCCACGCACCTGCGCAACACCGCCACCGGCTTTCACTCGTCCGTCGGGCGTCTGGCCGTTGCCTTTTCACAACCTCTCATTCCTGTTGTCTATGCAGCATACAGTTTTGACGGAGTGTTTTATATTTTCAGCCTGCTGTGCATCATCCCCGCCATTATCGTTGGCGTGTGGGGTGCCCGCACTGGCGGCAAGTCGCTCGAAGACATTGCCTAG
- a CDS encoding outer membrane homotrimeric porin translates to MKAVRDNMLGLLLAGGLLLAPQTADAIDFKVKGAFDISFETSNVLPRGVKGSDTFGAMERLRTQIDAIASENVSGSLMFTVGTGTMNWGRSADGASLGADSTKNLGVRHAYIDWIVPKTDVKVRMGMQPQLLPGYVTDWSAVYGQYSTGVTVSSPLATSGEYKFGLSGFWARPYNDNSEITQNGQTQKNYLDNLDLFALTLPITGNGMKITPWGMYGLIGQNSLRGINTNTDQREPAIYAPRGGLMPVLGSGGNYFSTFEKKYRNANNTWGNGFWAGLTTDFTTIEPFDIAAEFTYGRVDMGELKDYTQFSSSGQAKTFDLVRQGWYAALRVDYKCTWGTPGVTAWYGSGDDSNPYNGSERLPQFNTPWPVTPLGFGGGFFDLNTWKVLGHNPGGLAGVVGTIKDVSFINDLTHTFKLAYFQGTNSAEMPRKANMTSYPSRADGPMAYLTTTDHAWEGSVSNTYKIYDNLQMNVEAAYVNLHLDGGTWHGVEDSQYRDNWRVSLTFRYSF, encoded by the coding sequence ATGAAAGCTGTCCGTGACAACATGCTGGGATTGTTGCTTGCCGGAGGCTTGCTGCTTGCGCCGCAAACAGCCGACGCCATTGATTTCAAGGTAAAGGGGGCCTTTGACATCAGTTTTGAAACATCCAACGTGCTTCCACGCGGCGTAAAAGGAAGCGACACCTTTGGGGCCATGGAGCGCCTGCGCACGCAGATAGACGCCATAGCCAGCGAAAACGTGTCGGGCAGCCTCATGTTTACGGTGGGCACCGGCACCATGAACTGGGGACGTTCTGCCGACGGCGCGTCCCTGGGGGCGGACAGCACAAAAAACCTTGGCGTGCGCCATGCCTATATTGACTGGATCGTGCCCAAAACGGACGTAAAAGTGCGCATGGGCATGCAGCCGCAGCTTTTGCCCGGTTACGTCACTGACTGGAGCGCGGTGTACGGGCAGTATTCCACCGGCGTGACCGTCAGTTCGCCTCTGGCGACCAGCGGCGAGTACAAGTTTGGGCTTTCCGGTTTTTGGGCACGGCCCTATAATGACAATTCAGAAATTACGCAAAACGGCCAGACGCAAAAAAACTACCTTGATAACCTCGACCTGTTTGCACTGACCTTGCCTATCACCGGCAACGGCATGAAAATTACTCCCTGGGGTATGTATGGCCTTATTGGTCAAAACAGCCTGCGGGGCATCAACACCAATACCGACCAGCGCGAGCCAGCCATCTATGCTCCGCGTGGCGGGCTCATGCCCGTGCTTGGCAGCGGCGGCAACTACTTTAGCACCTTTGAAAAAAAGTACCGTAACGCCAACAATACCTGGGGCAACGGTTTTTGGGCCGGGCTGACCACTGATTTCACGACTATCGAACCATTTGATATCGCTGCAGAGTTTACCTATGGCCGCGTGGATATGGGCGAGCTTAAAGACTACACCCAGTTCAGCTCAAGCGGGCAGGCAAAGACGTTTGACCTGGTGCGTCAGGGCTGGTACGCGGCCCTGCGCGTTGACTACAAGTGCACCTGGGGCACGCCCGGCGTGACCGCCTGGTACGGCAGCGGCGACGACAGCAACCCCTACAACGGTTCAGAGCGTCTGCCCCAGTTCAACACCCCCTGGCCGGTCACGCCCCTGGGCTTTGGCGGCGGTTTTTTTGACCTCAATACCTGGAAAGTGCTGGGCCACAACCCCGGCGGTCTGGCAGGCGTTGTGGGTACCATCAAGGACGTCAGCTTTATCAATGACCTGACCCATACCTTCAAGCTGGCGTATTTTCAGGGCACCAACAGTGCGGAGATGCCCCGCAAAGCCAATATGACAAGCTATCCCAGCCGGGCGGACGGCCCCATGGCCTACCTCACGACCACCGACCACGCGTGGGAGGGCAGTGTTTCCAATACCTACAAGATTTACGACAACCTGCAGATGAATGTGGAAGCCGCCTATGTGAACCTGCATCTGGACGGCGGCACCTGGCATGGTGTGGAAGACTCGCAGTATCGCGACAACTGGCGGGTTTCGTTGACCTTCCGTTACTCGTTCTGA
- a CDS encoding aryl-sulfate sulfotransferase, whose translation MGHPTIYPTGVTVYNPEKAWSGFTIIQAPDNGALLLGMNGHEIRMWKDVHGFPNKMFPGGMLMGSTGTRHPKHGLQDQLDLVQIDWDGKIVWKFDRAEFVEDPGQKSQWMARQHHDFQREGSSTGYYAPGQEPKIDSGNTLVLCHKNTVQPYISDKTLVDDVIYEVTWNGDIVWEWNCSDHAHEMGFGEAALNAMCRDPNYRGGTLIEDAPGVGDWMHVNSMSTLGPNKWFEAGDARFHPDNIIIDGRETNIILILDKKTGKIVWQLGPDYDRSPEDKAIGWIIGQHHAHMIPKGLPGEGNILVYDNGGWAGYGSTNPGAPKGVKAAQRDYSRVLEIDPVARKIVWQYTPHEAGFLVPLDASRFYSPFISSAQRLPNGNTLICEGSDGRVFEVTAEHEIVWEYICPYKGHISLPMNWVYRAYRLPYSWVPQAVVPEEKAIEPLEVKTFRVPGAAPFGPMSEVKVEGTIGYYSGAGHCVAATE comes from the coding sequence ATGGGACACCCGACCATTTATCCCACAGGCGTAACCGTCTATAATCCGGAAAAAGCCTGGAGCGGATTCACCATTATTCAGGCGCCGGACAACGGTGCGTTGCTGCTTGGCATGAACGGGCATGAAATACGCATGTGGAAGGACGTTCACGGCTTTCCCAACAAGATGTTTCCCGGCGGCATGCTCATGGGCAGCACCGGCACCCGCCACCCCAAGCACGGCCTTCAGGACCAGCTCGACCTCGTGCAGATAGACTGGGACGGAAAAATCGTATGGAAGTTTGACCGGGCCGAATTTGTGGAAGATCCGGGCCAAAAGAGCCAGTGGATGGCTCGCCAGCACCACGACTTTCAGCGGGAGGGCAGCTCCACCGGGTATTACGCCCCTGGTCAGGAGCCCAAGATCGATTCGGGCAACACCCTTGTTCTCTGCCACAAAAACACCGTGCAGCCCTATATCAGCGACAAAACGCTGGTTGACGACGTCATCTACGAAGTGACCTGGAACGGCGACATCGTGTGGGAGTGGAACTGCTCTGACCACGCCCATGAAATGGGCTTTGGCGAGGCGGCGCTCAACGCCATGTGCCGCGACCCAAACTATCGCGGCGGCACGCTGATCGAAGACGCCCCCGGCGTCGGCGACTGGATGCACGTCAACTCCATGTCCACCCTTGGTCCCAACAAGTGGTTTGAGGCGGGCGACGCCCGCTTTCACCCTGACAACATCATCATTGACGGCCGCGAAACCAACATCATCCTCATCCTCGACAAAAAGACCGGCAAGATCGTCTGGCAGCTGGGCCCCGACTACGACCGCAGCCCCGAGGACAAGGCCATAGGCTGGATCATCGGCCAGCACCACGCGCACATGATCCCCAAGGGGCTGCCCGGCGAGGGCAACATACTGGTATACGACAACGGCGGCTGGGCCGGTTACGGCAGCACCAACCCCGGTGCGCCCAAGGGCGTCAAGGCCGCGCAGCGCGACTACTCGCGCGTGCTCGAAATAGACCCCGTGGCCCGCAAGATCGTCTGGCAGTACACCCCGCACGAAGCAGGCTTTCTCGTGCCCCTCGACGCCAGCCGTTTTTACAGCCCCTTTATCAGCTCGGCCCAGCGTTTGCCCAACGGCAACACGCTCATCTGCGAGGGCTCAGACGGCCGCGTGTTTGAAGTGACCGCAGAGCACGAAATAGTGTGGGAATACATCTGCCCGTACAAGGGGCACATCAGCCTGCCCATGAACTGGGTGTACCGCGCCTACCGCCTGCCCTACTCGTGGGTGCCGCAGGCCGTCGTGCCCGAAGAAAAAGCCATTGAGCCCCTGGAAGTCAAAACCTTCCGCGTGCCCGGCGCGGCCCCCTTTGGCCCCATGTCTGAGGTAAAGGTTGAAGGCACCATTGGTTACTACAGCGGCGCAGGCCACTGCGTGGCCGCGACGGAATAA
- a CDS encoding Crp/Fnr family transcriptional regulator has translation MSFAELLRQNECWRSVALTKPRLFRKGHKFYDTQPEMYFLVSGRVRLMALAPDGSEKTLWYLGDGSCFNETPMFMDGGKSMPFAQSEVQFFHDCAEDCYICSFSREEVHRLGMEQPRLILNLCKSYSVKVTLLSKNVVSLSMESQLTRICKFLASRIIPGSTPLRARRDISYRDMADLLGMHRITLYKVMRQAQTRGLFSFDKSSDEVFILRPEEFYKEAHM, from the coding sequence GTGTCATTTGCGGAATTGCTCAGACAGAACGAGTGCTGGCGAAGCGTGGCGCTGACAAAGCCGCGTTTGTTTCGTAAGGGCCACAAGTTTTACGACACGCAGCCAGAGATGTACTTTCTGGTTAGCGGCAGGGTTCGCCTCATGGCCCTGGCCCCTGACGGAAGTGAAAAAACTCTCTGGTATCTTGGCGACGGTTCATGCTTTAACGAGACCCCCATGTTTATGGATGGCGGCAAAAGCATGCCCTTCGCCCAGAGCGAAGTGCAGTTTTTTCACGACTGCGCCGAAGACTGTTATATTTGCTCGTTCAGCAGGGAGGAAGTGCACCGCCTGGGCATGGAACAGCCTAGGCTCATTTTAAACCTCTGCAAAAGCTATAGCGTCAAGGTTACGTTGCTGTCAAAAAATGTCGTTTCGCTGAGCATGGAATCGCAACTCACGCGTATATGCAAGTTTTTGGCCTCGCGTATTATACCAGGCTCAACCCCTTTGCGGGCAAGGCGCGATATCTCTTATCGCGATATGGCCGATCTGTTGGGCATGCACCGCATCACGCTGTACAAGGTCATGCGGCAGGCCCAGACAAGGGGGCTGTTCTCGTTTGACAAGAGCAGCGACGAGGTTTTTATCCTCAGGCCGGAAGAATTTTATAAAGAAGCGCACATGTAG
- a CDS encoding tetratricopeptide repeat protein, with the protein MYIVIYGEKMFVRLMVLILALLSFSLTALGASTSPSDEADNLLKTGVEAYFADRNDEARSAYSKALQIYRAEKNQLGEANALTRVGNLERMLGRNDEARKAYNNALTLYKTLENQLGEANALRGLGDLELKLGRNDEARKAYNSAITLYKSVDNKLGEANALRGLGNLEQSLGRCDEARKAYNNAITLYKSVDHKLGEANALIGLGNLEQNLARNDEARKAYNNATTLYKGVDHKLGEANALRGLGDLEQNLGRNDEARKAYNSAITLYKSVDDKLGEANALTGLGQLEYKLGRNDEARAAYNRAITLYKGVDDKLGEANALRGLGDLEQNLGRYDEARKAYNSTITLYKGVDHKLGEANALRGLGDLELKLGRYDEARKAYNNAITLCKSVDHKLGEANALRGLGDLEQNLGRYDEARSAYNRAITLFRGVDNKLGEANALTGLGDLELKLGRYDEARSAYNSAITLFRGVDDKLGEANALSGLGDLEQNLGRYDEARSAYNNAITLFRGVDDKLGEANALRGLGNLELKLGRYDEARFAYDNTLALYKSEGARLGEANALMGLGYLELTLGRKNEARIHFRDAAIAYGLAGMKTEQAAAEKMASSPASDAMQQLGDAWSRGDKLTAIGVIVAVLGIMAAIFPAEIKRMLQHVWSKIKPNS; encoded by the coding sequence ATGTATATTGTTATTTATGGAGAAAAAATGTTTGTACGCCTGATGGTTCTTATCCTGGCCCTGCTGAGTTTTTCGCTTACGGCCCTTGGGGCAAGCACCTCGCCGTCGGATGAGGCGGACAACCTGCTAAAAACAGGCGTGGAGGCCTACTTTGCTGACCGCAACGACGAGGCCCGCTCCGCCTACAGCAAGGCCCTGCAAATCTATAGGGCTGAGAAAAACCAACTGGGCGAGGCCAACGCCCTAACCAGAGTTGGCAACCTGGAGCGAATGCTTGGCCGCAACGACGAGGCGCGCAAAGCATACAACAACGCCCTGACGCTGTATAAAACCCTTGAAAATCAACTTGGCGAGGCCAACGCGCTCAGAGGACTGGGAGATTTAGAGCTGAAACTTGGCCGCAACGATGAGGCGCGCAAGGCATACAACAGTGCCATTACATTATATAAAAGCGTGGACAACAAACTGGGCGAGGCCAACGCGCTCAGAGGATTGGGAAATTTGGAACAAAGCCTTGGCCGCTGCGATGAAGCGCGCAAGGCATACAACAATGCCATAACATTATATAAAAGCGTGGACCACAAATTGGGCGAGGCCAACGCGCTCATAGGGTTGGGAAATTTGGAACAAAACCTTGCCCGCAACGATGAGGCGCGCAAGGCATACAACAATGCCACAACGTTATATAAAGGCGTGGACCACAAACTGGGCGAGGCCAACGCGCTCAGAGGATTGGGAGATTTGGAACAAAACCTTGGCCGCAACGATGAGGCGCGCAAGGCATACAACAGTGCAATTACATTATATAAAAGCGTGGACGACAAATTGGGCGAGGCCAACGCGCTCACAGGATTAGGCCAATTGGAGTATAAACTTGGCCGCAACGATGAGGCGCGCGCTGCATACAACAGGGCAATAACGTTATATAAAGGCGTGGACGACAAATTGGGCGAGGCCAACGCGCTCAGAGGGTTGGGAGATTTGGAACAAAACCTTGGACGCTACGATGAGGCGCGCAAAGCATACAACAGTACCATAACGTTATATAAAGGCGTGGACCACAAATTGGGCGAGGCCAACGCGCTTAGAGGATTGGGAGATTTGGAGCTGAAACTTGGCCGCTACGATGAGGCGCGCAAGGCATACAACAATGCCATAACGTTATGTAAAAGCGTGGACCACAAATTGGGCGAGGCCAACGCCCTCCGTGGGTTGGGAGATTTGGAACAAAACCTTGGACGCTACGATGAGGCGCGCTCTGCATACAACAGGGCCATAACATTATTTAGAGGCGTGGACAACAAATTGGGCGAGGCCAACGCGCTCACAGGGTTGGGAGATTTGGAGCTGAAACTTGGCCGCTACGATGAGGCACGTTCTGCCTACAACAGCGCCATAACGTTATTTAGAGGCGTGGACGACAAGTTGGGCGAGGCCAACGCGCTCAGTGGTTTGGGAGATTTGGAACAAAACCTTGGCCGCTACGATGAGGCGCGCTCAGCCTACAACAATGCCATAACGTTATTTAGAGGCGTGGACGACAAATTGGGCGAGGCCAACGCGCTCAGAGGGTTGGGGAATTTGGAGCTGAAACTTGGCCGCTACGATGAGGCGCGCTTTGCCTACGATAATACGCTGGCATTATACAAATCCGAGGGTGCCAGATTGGGCGAGGCCAACGCGCTCATGGGGTTGGGGTATCTGGAGCTTACGTTGGGCAGAAAAAATGAGGCCCGTATACATTTTCGTGACGCCGCAATCGCATATGGGCTGGCTGGCATGAAAACGGAACAGGCTGCAGCGGAAAAAATGGCGTCCAGTCCGGCAAGCGATGCTATGCAGCAGCTGGGCGACGCCTGGAGCCGGGGGGACAAACTTACTGCCATTGGTGTTATTGTAGCTGTCTTAGGCATAATGGCAGCGATATTTCCCGCTGAAATTAAGCGTATGCTGCAGCACGTCTGGAGCAAAATCAAACCGAACAGCTAG